A portion of the Thermosipho africanus Ob7 genome contains these proteins:
- the purL gene encoding phosphoribosylformylglycinamidine synthase subunit PurL: MKYLDILEESLGRKATTNEIEAFTVMWSEHCGYSHTKKYIKRLPLVSEESGNAGLVPLNDKYYISFKIESHNHPSAIEPYNGAATGVGGIIRDILAMGARPTAILDSLHMHKIIDGIIEGIADYGNSIGVPTVGGELRISDAYKYNPLVNVMAAGIVKKENIITSKATRKGQVIVIFGGATGRDGIHGASFASEDLTGEKANKLSIQVGDPFAEKQLIEAFLKMVEEGLVEGAQDLGAGGVLSATSELVAKGGFGAIIDLENLPLREPDMKPIEILISESQERMAVITSKEKAEKILKIAKDHLLFGAIVGVVTDDGIYHVRHNGKTILKVPAKLLSNAPEEEIYEFEKDALPENIDLTFSPVDASYVYTQYDYMVGTDTIIKPGYGAALMRIKDEDIYYSLLTHSRADIGKVSPYWGSFIAVIESVRKTIAVGAEPLAITDCINYGDPDEEPEGLAAMMQGLKDACEFSNIKVASGNASLYNTNNKIPIPPTMVIGMVGKATKALLPKSGDVYIIGWKDFDLEREKILWNEIKKQTSKGNFVLALSNYKENPTYTKNLGLKISDIQHSPIHQLILVIGNDVKSDLPIKKIGKATLQ; this comes from the coding sequence ATGAAATACTTAGACATACTCGAAGAAAGCCTTGGTAGAAAAGCCACCACAAACGAAATAGAAGCTTTTACAGTAATGTGGAGCGAACACTGTGGATACTCTCATACCAAAAAGTATATAAAAAGACTTCCACTTGTAAGTGAGGAATCGGGAAACGCAGGTCTTGTACCTCTAAATGATAAGTATTATATATCGTTTAAAATTGAAAGTCATAACCATCCAAGCGCAATTGAGCCTTACAACGGAGCTGCAACTGGTGTTGGAGGGATAATAAGAGATATACTTGCAATGGGAGCAAGGCCTACTGCTATTCTTGATTCTTTACATATGCACAAGATAATAGACGGAATAATTGAAGGAATTGCCGATTATGGAAATTCAATAGGCGTTCCAACTGTTGGCGGAGAACTAAGAATCAGTGACGCCTATAAATATAATCCACTTGTTAACGTTATGGCAGCAGGTATAGTAAAAAAAGAAAATATCATTACTTCTAAAGCAACAAGAAAAGGACAGGTAATTGTAATTTTTGGTGGAGCAACCGGAAGAGATGGAATTCATGGAGCTTCATTTGCTTCAGAAGACCTTACGGGTGAAAAAGCAAACAAACTTTCTATTCAAGTTGGTGACCCATTTGCAGAAAAACAACTCATTGAAGCATTTTTAAAAATGGTAGAAGAGGGCCTGGTAGAAGGAGCACAAGATCTTGGTGCTGGGGGTGTTCTTTCTGCTACTTCTGAGCTTGTAGCAAAAGGAGGTTTTGGAGCAATAATAGACCTAGAAAATCTTCCACTAAGGGAACCTGACATGAAACCAATAGAAATATTAATAAGTGAAAGCCAGGAAAGAATGGCAGTAATAACATCAAAAGAAAAAGCAGAAAAAATATTAAAAATAGCTAAAGATCACTTACTATTTGGAGCAATTGTCGGAGTAGTTACGGATGATGGTATATACCATGTAAGACACAATGGCAAGACCATTTTGAAAGTTCCTGCAAAATTACTTTCAAATGCTCCTGAAGAAGAAATATATGAATTTGAAAAAGATGCACTCCCAGAAAATATAGATCTTACATTTTCACCTGTTGATGCAAGCTATGTTTACACTCAATATGATTATATGGTTGGAACTGATACAATAATTAAACCAGGATATGGAGCTGCTCTCATGAGAATAAAAGATGAAGATATATACTATTCTCTTCTTACACATAGCAGAGCAGACATTGGAAAAGTTAGTCCATATTGGGGTTCTTTTATTGCTGTTATTGAAAGCGTTAGAAAAACAATAGCTGTAGGTGCCGAGCCACTTGCAATAACCGATTGTATAAATTATGGAGATCCTGATGAAGAGCCTGAAGGACTAGCTGCTATGATGCAAGGGTTGAAAGATGCCTGTGAATTTTCTAATATAAAAGTTGCAAGTGGAAATGCTTCACTTTACAATACAAACAACAAAATTCCAATTCCACCAACAATGGTAATTGGCATGGTAGGAAAAGCTACCAAGGCATTATTACCTAAATCTGGAGATGTATATATTATTGGTTGGAAAGATTTTGATCTTGAAAGAGAAAAAATTCTTTGGAATGAAATCAAAAAACAAACATCAAAAGGAAATTTTGTACTTGCTTTATCAAACTACAAAGAAAATCCAACGTACACAAAAAATTTAGGTTTAAAGATCTCCGATATCCAACACTCTCCAATTCACCAGCTAATTTTAGTAATAGGAAACGATGTAAAGAGTGACTTGCCTATAAAAAAGATAGGAAAAGCTACCCTACAGTAG
- a CDS encoding phosphoenolpyruvate carboxykinase (ATP), which yields MVLATKQYFKINEISKENSLFSRMRVTIETAFYGNNVEIITSPKEAYKLAKNSPGTIVTSWKVYQPELLGLDKDTKVLLFNDGTVTGRYAAGRRIIGDPNIDNKKYEEIVREAVYNSRHKKMYHGISFTGLSKEFMVKNHLLIPEGHENLLYNWLLNFQYLSLEYEKMYNESHIFNEGDIYVFADPDWKHPDYPLGLAIFDPQHNCAAILGMRYFGELKKGTLTLAWSIANRNGYASCHGGLKRLKNEKTDFVAAFFGLSGSGKSTLTHAKHKNYDVTILHDDAFIISTKDLSSIALEPSYFDKTADYPTSKEDNKYLLTIQNCGATMDENGNIVPIMEDIRNGNGRAIKSKLWSPNRVNKIDSKINAIFWLMKDPTLPPIVKIENPVLSSTMGALLTTKRTSAEKLDDGVDPNALVFEPYANPFRTYPLSEDYQKFKLLFEKGVEGYILNTGYFLDKKIPKELTISLVEKVVEGSLKWYKWFGDFYITRIEGFESEMNDIKYIQSLKESFKRRIEFVKTKEVENSGKDKLPDEVLKILEELIPNI from the coding sequence ATGGTGTTGGCAACAAAGCAATATTTCAAAATCAATGAAATATCAAAGGAAAATTCACTCTTTTCTAGAATGAGAGTTACAATTGAAACAGCATTCTATGGCAACAACGTCGAAATCATTACAAGCCCAAAAGAAGCATACAAGCTTGCTAAAAATTCTCCTGGTACAATAGTTACAAGCTGGAAAGTTTACCAACCAGAACTTTTAGGTCTTGACAAAGATACAAAAGTTCTTCTCTTCAATGATGGTACTGTCACTGGAAGGTATGCAGCAGGTAGAAGGATCATAGGAGATCCAAATATAGACAATAAAAAATACGAAGAAATTGTAAGAGAAGCAGTTTACAACTCTAGACACAAAAAAATGTATCATGGAATATCTTTTACTGGACTTTCTAAAGAGTTCATGGTTAAAAATCACTTACTAATTCCAGAAGGACATGAAAATTTGTTATATAACTGGTTGCTGAATTTTCAATATCTTTCCTTGGAATACGAAAAAATGTATAATGAGTCCCATATTTTTAATGAAGGTGATATCTACGTTTTTGCAGATCCTGATTGGAAACATCCAGATTATCCATTAGGACTCGCTATTTTTGATCCTCAACATAACTGTGCTGCTATACTTGGAATGAGATATTTTGGGGAATTAAAAAAAGGAACTTTAACCCTTGCATGGAGCATTGCAAATAGAAATGGATATGCTTCCTGCCATGGTGGATTAAAAAGATTAAAAAATGAAAAAACTGATTTTGTTGCTGCATTTTTTGGATTATCTGGTTCAGGAAAATCGACACTTACACACGCAAAACATAAAAATTATGATGTAACTATTTTACACGATGATGCCTTCATTATATCAACCAAAGATTTATCTTCAATAGCACTTGAACCATCTTATTTTGATAAAACTGCAGATTATCCAACATCCAAGGAAGATAATAAATACCTTCTTACCATTCAAAATTGTGGGGCAACAATGGATGAAAATGGAAACATAGTACCTATAATGGAGGATATTAGAAACGGAAATGGACGTGCAATAAAATCAAAGCTCTGGTCACCAAATAGGGTTAATAAAATAGATTCTAAGATTAATGCTATATTCTGGCTTATGAAAGATCCAACACTTCCACCTATAGTTAAAATAGAAAATCCAGTACTCTCTTCAACCATGGGCGCATTACTTACTACAAAAAGAACATCTGCTGAAAAATTGGATGATGGTGTTGACCCAAATGCATTGGTATTTGAACCATACGCAAATCCATTTAGAACTTATCCACTTTCCGAGGATTACCAAAAATTCAAATTACTCTTTGAAAAAGGGGTAGAAGGATACATCTTAAATACCGGTTACTTTTTAGATAAGAAAATCCCAAAAGAACTGACAATATCGCTTGTAGAAAAAGTAGTAGAAGGTTCTTTAAAATGGTATAAATGGTTTGGAGATTTCTACATAACACGTATAGAAGGCTTTGAATCTGAGATGAATGACATTAAATATATTCAATCATTAAAAGAAAGTTTCAAAAGAAGAATAGAATTTGTTAAAACAAAAGAAGTAGAAAATTCCGGTAAAGATAAATTACCAGATGAAGTGTTAAAAATATTAGAAGAATTAATACCAAACATTTAG
- a CDS encoding protease complex subunit PrcB family protein — MKKFLSLFLTIFSIIILSNSVFIYPVDKELPDNLFQYEGTKNNMVYYLKLFENNQEKGYIIKGWYFTPKSAIETTKILIRFNNEEHNYTIKTLRKGNYSIIPSFLIICPKNATVIIGNYEIDKKQVTKNVEIGEIMTPEFREMGIYVFTIENKIVLKDTFSTNDDIFIVVSMGLKKTGGYSLELENYEIKENQILINLVLNEPKKGEMVTQAFTIPTYRLNIGKLEKGNYVIKVNVKSGNNVLKFSKEIEVK; from the coding sequence ATGAAAAAATTCCTTTCATTATTTTTAACTATTTTTAGTATAATTATTCTCTCAAACTCTGTTTTTATCTACCCTGTAGATAAAGAACTACCGGATAATCTATTTCAATATGAAGGAACAAAAAACAACATGGTTTACTATTTAAAACTTTTTGAAAATAACCAAGAAAAGGGATATATAATAAAAGGTTGGTACTTTACACCGAAAAGTGCTATTGAAACTACTAAAATTTTAATTAGATTCAACAATGAAGAACATAACTACACTATTAAAACATTAAGAAAAGGAAACTATTCTATTATTCCTTCTTTTTTAATAATTTGTCCAAAAAATGCTACCGTTATAATTGGAAATTATGAAATTGACAAAAAGCAAGTAACAAAAAATGTAGAAATAGGTGAAATTATGACACCAGAATTTAGAGAAATGGGAATTTACGTCTTTACTATAGAAAATAAGATAGTCTTAAAAGACACATTTTCAACTAACGACGATATTTTTATTGTCGTATCAATGGGGCTCAAAAAAACTGGAGGATATTCACTTGAACTTGAAAATTATGAAATAAAAGAAAACCAGATCTTAATCAACCTTGTATTAAATGAACCCAAAAAGGGTGAAATGGTCACCCAAGCATTTACAATCCCAACATACAGACTCAATATTGGAAAACTTGAAAAAGGAAATTACGTGATAAAGGTGAATGTAAAGAGTGGAAATAACGTTTTAAAGTTTTCAAAAGAAATAGAGGTAAAATAA
- a CDS encoding pseudouridine-5'-phosphate glycosidase, with protein sequence MIISEKVQKALEENKPIVALESTVIAHGLPYPENLKVAQEFEDIVYENGCVPATIGILKGEVIVGLSKEQLIELVDDNPIKVGTREISYAIAMKKSAATTVSSTAKIASLAGIKVFATGGIGGVHRGEWDVSQDIIELSKTNIIVVSAGCKSILDIKKTLEFLETFQVLTVGYKTEYFPIFYNGLSKEKIYKVESADEIANIFNEKNKLKLESALLVANPIPEDYVLDNNEIEGYIKIIEKEIAEKEIHGKEVTPYMLKRLVELSNGKTLESNIALLKNNVELACKIAQSLKK encoded by the coding sequence TTGATCATTTCAGAAAAAGTCCAAAAGGCTCTTGAAGAAAACAAGCCAATTGTTGCACTAGAAAGTACAGTAATAGCTCACGGTCTTCCATATCCAGAAAATCTCAAAGTAGCACAAGAATTTGAAGATATCGTTTACGAAAATGGTTGTGTTCCTGCAACAATCGGTATATTAAAAGGTGAAGTTATTGTAGGTCTTTCAAAAGAACAACTAATTGAACTTGTCGATGATAATCCAATAAAAGTAGGAACAAGGGAAATTTCCTACGCCATTGCAATGAAAAAATCTGCTGCAACTACTGTTAGCTCCACTGCAAAGATTGCTAGTCTTGCAGGAATAAAAGTATTTGCAACAGGTGGCATCGGTGGAGTACATAGAGGGGAATGGGACGTTTCACAAGATATTATAGAACTTTCAAAAACAAATATAATTGTGGTTTCGGCAGGTTGTAAATCAATACTTGATATAAAGAAAACACTTGAATTTTTAGAAACTTTTCAGGTCTTAACTGTGGGCTACAAAACTGAATATTTCCCAATATTTTACAACGGACTTTCAAAAGAAAAAATATATAAGGTAGAAAGTGCAGATGAAATTGCTAATATTTTTAATGAAAAAAATAAACTTAAATTAGAAAGTGCACTTTTGGTTGCAAATCCAATTCCAGAAGACTATGTTTTAGATAATAATGAAATAGAAGGTTATATAAAAATAATAGAAAAAGAGATAGCAGAAAAAGAAATTCACGGAAAAGAAGTTACCCCCTATATGTTAAAAAGACTTGTAGAGCTTTCAAATGGTAAAACTCTTGAATCAAATATAGCTCTCTTAAAGAACAACGTTGAACTGGCATGTAAAATTGCGCAAAGCTTAAAAAAATAG
- the yfcE gene encoding phosphodiesterase: protein MKVLVISDTHGSVYYWNKIKKIAEQVNEIFHLGDVLYHGPRNPLPEGYNPKELVEELKNFNINYIRGNCDADVDVKVLGLQEMPKQTMEFFKDIPIYLFHGESIENDNFDVTSFAKNHNVRIILHGHTHIPKIEEKEGIIIANPGSLSLPKGGYPQTYMIIDLSNTPKITIYDLDNKEVLSKTI from the coding sequence GTGAAAGTACTAGTTATTTCAGATACTCACGGTTCAGTATATTATTGGAATAAAATCAAAAAAATTGCAGAACAAGTTAATGAAATATTCCATCTTGGAGATGTTTTATACCATGGTCCAAGAAATCCTCTCCCAGAAGGCTATAATCCAAAAGAACTTGTAGAAGAACTTAAAAATTTTAACATCAACTACATAAGGGGCAACTGTGATGCAGATGTTGATGTTAAGGTATTAGGATTGCAGGAAATGCCAAAGCAAACTATGGAATTTTTTAAAGATATTCCAATCTATCTTTTTCATGGTGAAAGCATTGAAAATGATAATTTTGATGTTACAAGCTTTGCAAAAAATCATAATGTTAGAATAATTCTACATGGGCATACCCATATTCCTAAAATTGAAGAAAAAGAAGGAATAATAATTGCAAATCCGGGTAGTCTTTCTTTGCCTAAAGGAGGTTACCCTCAAACATATATGATTATTGATCTTTCAAATACTCCTAAAATTACAATATATGATTTGGATAATAAAGAGGTGTTAAGCAAGACAATATGA
- a CDS encoding IMPACT family protein: MNYIKYKTIFGVHEHKKNIERSIFIATLSHIESQEEAKEFIREISKKYNDATHNCPAYRVIENNQIIEFSSDNGEPSGTAGRPILGVLKKYDLLNVAVVVTRYFGGVKLGVRGLIDAYSSTVDELISNLKVTTLVPVPVYIIKVGYYEYGKAMQDLHYKGYEIINTEFFETFAHIKIRGTKKPEEYNVLDESITYIKEEE, from the coding sequence ATGAATTATATAAAATATAAAACAATATTTGGAGTACATGAACACAAAAAAAATATAGAACGCTCTATATTTATTGCCACTCTTTCGCACATTGAAAGCCAAGAAGAAGCTAAAGAGTTTATAAGAGAGATTTCTAAAAAATATAACGATGCAACTCACAATTGCCCTGCATATAGAGTAATTGAAAATAACCAAATAATAGAATTTTCTTCTGATAATGGTGAGCCTTCTGGAACTGCCGGAAGGCCGATTTTAGGTGTTTTAAAAAAATATGATCTTTTAAATGTTGCGGTTGTCGTAACTAGGTATTTTGGTGGAGTAAAACTCGGCGTTAGAGGCCTTATTGATGCCTATTCTTCAACCGTCGATGAATTAATTTCTAATTTAAAAGTAACAACACTTGTACCCGTACCAGTTTACATAATTAAAGTTGGGTACTATGAGTATGGAAAAGCAATGCAAGATTTGCACTATAAAGGATACGAAATAATAAACACTGAATTTTTTGAAACCTTTGCCCATATTAAAATTAGAGGAACTAAAAAACCTGAAGAATACAATGTTTTAGATGAAAGCATAACATACATTAAGGAGGAGGAGTAA
- a CDS encoding pyridoxal phosphate-dependent aminotransferase: protein MISKRAQNVPASPIRRLVPYADAAKAKGIHVYHLNIGQPDIKTPKQWHEYIQKFKTEVVAYTHSQGIKPLREKFAEYYHKWNINVEPDEIMVTNGGSEAILFALGVVCDPGDEVIVIEPFYANYAGFAAYLNVKLVPVTAKPENGYRMPTMDDFEKVISPKTKAILFSNPSNPTGVVYTKEELEIIANIAKKFNLVVISDEVYREFTFDNTKAISMFEFEELRENNLIIVDSLSKRYSACGARIGTFVTKNKDFYAAALKLAQARLCPPEITQYGAIGLLNTDEEYMKNAMNEYRLRRDVAYDEISKIPGIIAHKPQGAFYLSAKLPVDDSEEFIKWMLSEFNVDGKTTMVAPLSGFYATKGLGKSEIRIAYVLESEKLKDAINIMAKAIEAYNNR from the coding sequence ATGATATCCAAAAGGGCTCAAAATGTCCCAGCAAGTCCTATAAGAAGGCTTGTACCTTATGCAGACGCAGCAAAAGCTAAGGGAATACATGTATATCATCTTAATATAGGCCAACCTGATATTAAAACTCCAAAACAGTGGCATGAATATATTCAAAAATTCAAAACAGAGGTAGTTGCATATACTCACTCTCAAGGTATAAAACCACTTAGAGAAAAATTCGCAGAATACTATCATAAATGGAATATAAATGTTGAACCTGACGAGATCATGGTTACAAACGGAGGAAGTGAAGCAATATTATTTGCATTAGGTGTTGTATGTGATCCAGGTGATGAAGTAATTGTTATTGAACCATTCTATGCAAATTATGCTGGCTTTGCCGCATACCTTAATGTTAAACTTGTACCAGTAACTGCAAAACCAGAAAACGGCTATAGAATGCCAACAATGGATGACTTTGAAAAAGTAATTTCACCTAAGACTAAAGCAATATTATTCTCCAACCCGTCAAACCCTACAGGTGTTGTTTATACTAAAGAAGAACTAGAAATAATTGCAAATATTGCAAAAAAATTCAATTTAGTAGTTATATCCGATGAAGTATATAGAGAATTTACTTTTGATAACACAAAAGCAATTTCAATGTTTGAATTTGAAGAACTAAGAGAAAATAACTTGATTATTGTAGATAGTTTATCAAAAAGATACAGCGCATGTGGCGCAAGAATAGGAACATTTGTAACCAAAAATAAAGATTTTTATGCTGCTGCATTAAAACTTGCCCAAGCAAGGCTTTGTCCACCGGAAATTACTCAATACGGCGCAATTGGTTTGTTAAACACCGATGAAGAATACATGAAGAATGCTATGAATGAATACAGATTAAGAAGAGATGTGGCATACGATGAAATTAGTAAAATTCCAGGAATTATTGCTCATAAACCTCAAGGTGCATTTTATCTATCCGCCAAACTTCCTGTAGATGATTCAGAAGAATTTATCAAATGGATGCTCTCAGAATTTAATGTAGATGGAAAAACTACAATGGTAGCACCTCTTTCTGGATTTTACGCAACTAAAGGACTTGGAAAGAGTGAAATTAGAATCGCATATGTACTTGAATCTGAAAAACTAAAAGATGCAATTAATATAATGGCAAAGGCAATTGAAGCATATAATAACAGATAA
- the rny gene encoding ribonuclease Y gives MLIYILAFVGVFVGALVGYVVAKRKIEKDLLLAKKDAEHIIKEAEKEASEIKKKAVIESREELHKLREDWEKEKKAREEELKYAEERLIKREEMVSKREELLDKKENYIEELRKELEEKQRELIEKEKEIEESFEKLAGITPEQAREIVLNEAREKYEYEIAKVYSQIKTRYEEDAEKYAKKVIADAIQRYAPEYSGEVTVSTVMLPNDDMKGRLIGREGRNIRAFEKVTGVDLIIDDTPEMVTVSCFNPLRREIARRTIEKLVADGRIHPTRIEEMYEKAKDEVERIIKEAGQEATFVTGVGGLHPEIVKLLGRLKFRTSYGQNVLNHSIEVALIAGLLASELGLNVEMAKRGGLLHDIGKALDHEVEGSHTIIGAEILKRYGEKKEVINMIMAHHGEEEPMTPEAVIVAAADALSAARPGARREDVENYIKRLIKLEEIAKSFKYVENAYAIQAGREVRVIVQPDKVDDVLADKLSHDIAMKIEEELQYPGVLKVVVIREKRSVAYAK, from the coding sequence ATGTTGATATATATATTAGCATTTGTTGGTGTTTTTGTTGGAGCTTTAGTTGGTTATGTAGTAGCTAAAAGAAAAATTGAAAAAGATTTGTTATTAGCAAAAAAAGACGCAGAACATATTATCAAAGAGGCTGAAAAAGAAGCAAGTGAGATCAAGAAAAAGGCTGTTATTGAATCAAGAGAGGAACTTCACAAGCTTAGGGAAGATTGGGAAAAAGAGAAAAAGGCTCGTGAAGAGGAATTAAAGTATGCTGAAGAAAGACTTATTAAAAGAGAAGAAATGGTTTCAAAGCGTGAAGAACTTTTAGATAAAAAAGAAAATTATATAGAAGAGCTGAGAAAAGAATTGGAAGAAAAACAAAGAGAGTTAATTGAGAAAGAAAAAGAAATTGAAGAAAGTTTTGAAAAACTTGCAGGTATTACTCCAGAGCAGGCAAGAGAAATTGTCTTAAATGAAGCGCGTGAAAAGTATGAGTATGAAATTGCAAAGGTTTATTCTCAAATTAAGACAAGGTATGAAGAAGATGCTGAGAAATATGCAAAAAAGGTTATAGCAGATGCGATTCAAAGGTATGCACCTGAGTATTCTGGAGAAGTAACAGTAAGTACTGTGATGCTTCCAAATGATGATATGAAGGGAAGACTTATTGGTAGAGAAGGTAGAAATATAAGAGCATTCGAAAAGGTTACAGGCGTAGATTTAATTATAGATGATACACCAGAAATGGTTACAGTAAGTTGTTTTAATCCATTGAGAAGGGAAATTGCAAGAAGAACAATTGAAAAGTTGGTTGCAGATGGAAGAATACATCCTACAAGAATTGAAGAAATGTACGAGAAAGCAAAAGACGAGGTTGAAAGAATAATTAAAGAGGCAGGTCAGGAAGCAACATTTGTAACAGGTGTTGGAGGATTACATCCAGAAATAGTAAAACTTTTAGGTAGATTGAAATTTAGAACAAGTTATGGCCAGAATGTGTTGAATCACTCTATAGAAGTTGCACTTATTGCTGGTTTGTTAGCCTCAGAACTTGGGTTGAATGTAGAAATGGCCAAACGTGGAGGATTGTTGCATGATATAGGCAAAGCACTTGATCATGAAGTTGAAGGCTCACATACTATTATTGGTGCTGAAATATTAAAGAGATATGGTGAAAAGAAAGAAGTTATTAATATGATAATGGCTCACCATGGTGAAGAAGAGCCGATGACCCCAGAAGCTGTAATTGTTGCAGCTGCAGATGCATTATCTGCTGCAAGACCGGGTGCGAGAAGAGAAGACGTTGAGAATTATATTAAAAGGCTTATTAAACTTGAAGAAATTGCAAAAAGCTTTAAATATGTTGAAAATGCATATGCAATTCAAGCTGGTAGAGAAGTAAGGGTTATAGTACAACCAGATAAAGTTGATGATGTTTTGGCTGATAAATTGTCCCACGACATTGCTATGAAGATCGAAGAAGAGCTGCAATATCCAGGAGTTTTAAAAGTTGTGGTAATTAGAGAAAAACGAAGTGTAGCTTACGCAAAGTAA
- a CDS encoding regulatory protein RecX — MRKKNLINDALRLLKFRIRSEKEIYLRLKDKGYGDEEIKKTIEELKSKGFLDDEKFAYLYAYDSLTLKKKGPFLIKRELLNLGVDEYIIDDAISKVLSEVDIEQIKRELVKDMDARKAKEYLYRRGFGGE, encoded by the coding sequence ATGAGAAAAAAGAATCTGATAAATGATGCGTTAAGGCTTTTAAAGTTTAGAATACGTTCAGAAAAAGAGATATATTTGAGATTAAAAGATAAAGGTTATGGTGATGAAGAAATAAAAAAAACAATTGAGGAACTAAAATCAAAAGGTTTTTTAGATGATGAAAAATTTGCATACCTTTATGCTTATGATTCTTTGACTTTGAAAAAAAAGGGACCATTTTTGATTAAAAGGGAGCTTTTAAACCTTGGAGTTGATGAATACATAATTGATGATGCAATTTCAAAAGTTTTATCTGAAGTTGATATTGAGCAGATAAAAAGAGAATTGGTAAAAGATATGGATGCAAGAAAAGCTAAAGAATACTTATATAGAAGAGGATTTGGAGGTGAATAA
- the recA gene encoding recombinase RecA — protein MSNDNAKKREVLKKAIGKIEKTYGKGSIMFLGEESSIQNIETIPSGSVAIDIASGVGGYPRGRIIEIYGPESSGKTTIALHAIASAQKNGGVAAFIDAEHALDPVYAQNLGVNVNDLLIAQPDYGEQALEIVDELVRSNAVDIVVIDSVAALVPRAEIEGSMGDVQVGLQARLMSQALRKLAGNINKSKTVVIFINQTRMKIGVMYGNPETTTGGVALKFYATMRLEVRGIGKITEGSESVGNQVRVKFVKNKVAPPFKEAIVDIIYGKGIVRENELFNIAVDEQLITRRGSWFSYVDLKGVEHSLGQGKNNSIAYLLEHPELLDEIEGIIREKHGLIKKGEEKADEKKESDK, from the coding sequence ATGAGCAATGATAATGCAAAAAAAAGAGAGGTTTTGAAAAAAGCTATAGGAAAGATTGAAAAAACTTACGGTAAGGGTTCAATAATGTTTTTGGGTGAAGAATCAAGTATACAAAATATTGAGACTATTCCAAGTGGTTCTGTTGCAATCGATATAGCATCTGGTGTTGGTGGATATCCACGTGGGAGGATAATTGAAATATATGGTCCAGAGTCAAGTGGAAAAACTACGATTGCTTTGCATGCTATAGCTTCGGCTCAAAAAAATGGGGGAGTTGCAGCATTTATTGATGCAGAGCATGCACTTGATCCTGTATATGCCCAAAATCTTGGAGTTAATGTAAATGATTTATTGATAGCTCAACCCGATTATGGTGAGCAGGCACTTGAAATTGTTGATGAACTTGTGAGAAGTAATGCCGTTGATATTGTTGTGATTGATTCTGTGGCAGCGCTTGTTCCACGTGCAGAAATAGAAGGTTCTATGGGCGATGTACAGGTTGGTCTTCAGGCTAGGTTGATGTCTCAAGCTTTGAGAAAACTTGCAGGAAATATAAATAAATCAAAAACAGTTGTGATATTTATAAACCAGACTCGTATGAAAATAGGAGTAATGTATGGAAATCCGGAAACTACAACTGGTGGGGTTGCATTGAAATTCTATGCTACTATGAGACTTGAAGTTAGAGGAATTGGAAAAATTACAGAGGGGAGCGAAAGTGTTGGAAATCAGGTAAGGGTAAAATTTGTAAAGAATAAAGTTGCTCCACCATTTAAAGAAGCAATTGTTGATATTATTTACGGAAAAGGTATAGTAAGAGAAAATGAATTATTTAATATTGCAGTCGATGAGCAGCTTATAACAAGACGTGGAAGTTGGTTCTCATATGTTGATTTGAAGGGCGTAGAGCATTCACTTGGACAAGGTAAAAATAATTCAATTGCATATCTTTTAGAACATCCTGAATTGTTGGACGAAATAGAAGGAATAATAAGAGAAAAGCATGGTTTAATTAAGAAGGGTGAAGAAAAAGCCGATGAGAAAAAAGAATCTGATAAATGA